TAGTCACGAGAGGAACCGGCAGACCCCGCTTTCGCGATTGGAAAAACGGACGTTCCTTTCGCGGAAGCAACCCGTTGTGCGGTTTAGCCACAGCCCGAGCTGCATCGGAACATGCAGTGCTACCGAATCAAGAACGCTCCGATTCCTAGGGGGCGGCGTTGCACAAAGCGTGTGTGCGTGTCGATGCGACAACCTGTTCGCGCATGGCCGCGGTGTCTAAACAGACCAACCGCGGCTGTGCTGCGCGCGAAGGCACGGGGCGCACACCAACCGGCGGCTTGCGCCTTGCCGCTAACAGTCGCCGAGCTAAACTCGTTAGCGGCAACGCGCTAGCCGCCGGTGTTGTAGTTAGCGGCCGCCCCCCCCTCGCCCCTAACCCCTCTCCCGCGAAGGGGAATGGGAACTTGTGTTGCGGTGGCCATCATGCGTCGCGTCTTGCCACGGCGAAGCTTAGCTGCTCCAGTTCAATTGCCAGATCGACGCCGACTTGGGTGACGCCCTCGGGCAGCGTGATCGTCACCGGAGCAAAATTCACAATGCCCTCGACTCCGGCCGCGACGAGCTTGTCGGCCACGGTCTGGGCGGCCGCTGCCGGCACGACAATCATCGCCAACCGGATGCGATGCTGCTTGACGACCGACGCTGCATCGTCGATATGAAACACGCGCACCCCATCGACGGTGGTGCCGATTTTATGCGGATCGACGTCGAATGCCGCGACAATGCGAAAATTCTGATTGCCGAAACCCTTGTAACCCAGGAGCGCGCGGCCGAGGTTGCCGGTGCCGACGATCGCGACCGACCAGTTCTGGTCGGTGCCCAGGATGCGGCGAATGGCGACGATCAGTTCGTCGCAGCGGTAGCCGATCCCCGGGTAGCCGAAGTGGCCGAAATAGGCGAGATCTTTGCGGACCTGAGCGTCGGTGAAGCCGAGCAAGCTGCCAAGATGGCTGGAGCTGGTCGTAGCCTGACCGTCTCGCACCAGGTGCTGCAACTCACGCAGATAGAGGCTTAGCCGACTGACAACTGCCTTGGGCGCCGGCCCTTCCGCTGCCGATTCGGAAGATTTGTCCTTGGCGTCGCTCATGTCGCGATTGCTGCGACCGAAAGTCGGCGGATCCGATTGCCGCGAAGATACGTGGGAAGAAGGTCGATGTTCAAACCGTGTTTACTGTAGAGGATGGCATTGCGGTTCACAAGGGGCCGACGACGAAGGGGCAGGGAGCGGTGAATCGGCCGGCGGCCCCGGCAAAACTGCAGACGCGCGAAACCGCAAGCGAGCAGTGAGCTCCGGCGGCATGGAAAGGGCATTAGTCGGTCAGGTAACCCGTGTCGTTGGGGGCGATTTGGCCCGTGGCGGCATCGTAGAGCCAGCCGCCGGCGCCCGTGGCCGCGGTCGGGGGGAAGACCGCGGTGGTAGTCACCGTATTGTTGCCATCGACCGGGTTGATGGGAATCTGCGTTTGCACATAAGGGCCATAAATGTAGGCCCCGCCGGTTCCGAGGGTGCCGTTGATATCAGTGTTGCCGGTGAGTTGCGGCAGCGTCGAGCTGCTGATCGTCGGAAACACTCCGCCGTGCTCAAGGCCGTAGAGTTGGATCTGCGACCGCAAGGTCTGCAGATTCGATTGCATCGTGGCAACCTTGGAATCGCTGATCGATGTGGAAAACTGCGGCACGATCGTGGCGGCGAGCACGGCCAGAATCACGACGACGATCATGATTTCGATCAGCGTAAAGGCTGCCCGGCGCTTTACCGTCATGAGAATTCCGTGCCCTTCGTGCCAGTGGGGCTTGGCAGCATCGTGGGCCTTAGGCCCGGCCGAAATTGACTTCCGCTCTTTGAACCTCTCACCCTCTCCCGCAAGGGGAACGGGCTCTGTGGAGAAGTTATTTTTCGGCCAAGCCTTAGGCGGAGAGACAATGCTCCGCCACAGGCCGAATCGTCGCGTCCGAATTCGCCTAGTAGTTCAAGTAGGCCGTGTCGTTGGGGGCGATTTGGCCCGTAGTAACGTCGTAGAGCCAGCCGCCGGCTCCCGTCTGTGCCGTGGGCGGAAACACTGTCGTCGCGGTAACCGTGCTGTTGCCGTCGACCGGATTGATGGGTATCTGAGTTTGCACGTACGGACCGTACGGATAGGAAGTGCCGGTACCGACCGTGCCGGCGGCGTTGGTAGTGGAGGTTAACTGCGGAAGCGAGCCGCTGGTGATTGTCGGATACGTACTGTTGTGTTCCAACGCGTAGAGTTGGATCTGGTTTCGCAGCGATTGCAGGTTGGTTTGCATCGCGCTGACTTTGGAGTCGCTGATCGAAGTGGAGAATTGCGGCACGATCGTGGCCGCGAGCACGGCCAAAATCACGACGACAATCATGATTTCGATCAACGTAAATCCTGACGATCGCTTCGCATACATAGCAACGGTTCCTTTGTCTCTTCCGACGCGTGTTTTGGTGGTTGCCGCCCCTGGGAAGCAGCCGCGCCCGCTGGCGGAGTTCGCATACGACAGCGAGTGGCGCGAGACTGGCGACTTCTATCAAGTTAGTTACGTTGCGAAGTAGCCACGGTCAAACGGCTCGGAGCAAAAAATCATCGGTTTCAAAAAATCGGCGGAAAATCGCATGCCGCCGCATCTAGGGGCGACAAATCCGCACGGTCTCGTACCGAAATCGAGTCTTGCGATGCGTTTGCGGCCGTCGTAGACAGCGATACGAGTGTGACTGTAGCCGACGACCGGCCGCGGCATCGTTTTCCATCTGGCCGTTGAATGACGGCAACGCGCTTTGCATTTCGGGTTCTGCCTTTTGTGTTCGGCCGGCGATTCTACACGGTCGGTTTGTCGCGTTTCGCAGGCGCCGGCGAGCGCCAAGCGCTGCCTTAGGGCCGGGATTATCCGGCTGTTCACGTTGTTCCTTCTTGGCATTTTGGGCCGGTCCGACAAGGGCTGCATTTTTCGTAGACCGCGAAAACCAGGATGTGCAGTTAATGTACGCGGAATGCACAGGACGATGAACACGCATGACGAACGAACTTCGTCAGACCAGACCCCCCATCCCCACACCGAGCGGCTTAAGAAGGAGACGAGGACAATGAGAACTCTGTTGGTTGTGCCGATGCTAGCGGTCGCAATGGCCCTGGCTTCGGTCCAGACCGCTGGCGCGGCATACTGCGGAGGCGGAAGCTTCTGCGAGTGTGCAAGCTGCTGTGCCGACAATTATTGCGGCTGCAAGCAAGAGTGCCATACGGTCATGAAGATCTGCAAGGAGATCGTCTACGAACAGCAGAACTACACCTGCTACAAAACGGTCTACGAAACGGTCTGCGAAAACAAATCGATCGACTGCGTGAAGTACGTCGCGGAAACCGCGTATCGCAACTGCGAATACACGGTCTGCAAACCGGTTTGGGAAACCAAGACCAAGGTTTGCAACTACACCGTTTGCAAGCCGGTCTGGGAAACCAAGACTCGCGAAATCTGCTACACCGTCTGCAAGCCGGTCTGGGAAACCAAGACCCGCGAGATTTGCTATACCGTCTGCAAGCCGGTCTACGAAACGAAGGAATGCCACTACACGGTCTGCAAGCCGGTCTACGAGACCAAGACCCAGGAAATCCACTACACGGTCTGCAAACCAGTCTACGAGACCAAGACGAAAGAGATTTGCTACACGGTCTGCAAGCCGGTCTACGAAACCCGCCAGTGCCACTACACGGTCTGCAAGCCCGTCTACGAAACGAAGACGCGCGAGATTTGCTACACCGTCTGCAAGCCGGTCTACGAGACCCGCCAATGCCACTACACGGTCTGCAAGCCGGTCTACGAGACGAAGACGCGCGAGATTTGCTACACGGTCTGCAAACCGGTCCAAGAGACCCGCGAATGCCACTACACGGTTTGCAAACCGGTCTACGAGACGAAGACGAAAGAGATTTGCTACACGGTCTGCAAGCCGGTCTACGAAACCAAGAGCCGCGAGATTTGCTACACCGTCTGCAAGCCTGTGTATGAAACCTGCGAACGCGAGGTTTGCTACACGGTCTGCAAGCCGGTTCACTATACCCAAACCGAGAAGGTGTGCTGCGGCCATTGGGAGAAGCAGGTGACCGAGTGCCCTGGCCCGGTGATCACCAAGTGCTGCCAGGAGCCTGGCTGCTGGTCGTGGGATCCTTGCTGCTGCCGTTGCGTGTATCACCCGGGCTGCTGCAAGCAGGTCCAGATGCAATGCCCCCCGACGAAGCTGTGCAAGTGCGTGTGGGTTCCGGAAGTG
The nucleotide sequence above comes from Pirellulales bacterium. Encoded proteins:
- a CDS encoding redox-sensing transcriptional repressor Rex, which gives rise to MSDAKDKSSESAAEGPAPKAVVSRLSLYLRELQHLVRDGQATTSSSHLGSLLGFTDAQVRKDLAYFGHFGYPGIGYRCDELIVAIRRILGTDQNWSVAIVGTGNLGRALLGYKGFGNQNFRIVAAFDVDPHKIGTTVDGVRVFHIDDAASVVKQHRIRLAMIVVPAAAAQTVADKLVAAGVEGIVNFAPVTITLPEGVTQVGVDLAIELEQLSFAVARRDA
- a CDS encoding type II secretion system protein; its protein translation is MTVKRRAAFTLIEIMIVVVILAVLAATIVPQFSTSISDSKVATMQSNLQTLRSQIQLYGLEHGGVFPTISSSTLPQLTGNTDINGTLGTGGAYIYGPYVQTQIPINPVDGNNTVTTTAVFPPTAATGAGGWLYDAATGQIAPNDTGYLTD
- a CDS encoding type II secretion system protein; protein product: MYAKRSSGFTLIEIMIVVVILAVLAATIVPQFSTSISDSKVSAMQTNLQSLRNQIQLYALEHNSTYPTITSGSLPQLTSTTNAAGTVGTGTSYPYGPYVQTQIPINPVDGNSTVTATTVFPPTAQTGAGGWLYDVTTGQIAPNDTAYLNY